CATGACTTTGGACAACGTCACAGTTGATTCAGTTCAGAAGGAAACTCCGAGCACTACAGATAAACTAGGTAGGCTTTCCACAGTTTAGAATTTAGACTGTTGAGCTGAAGAGGTCTTGCCTGTGCTCGCATTCTTTGAACCAAAAACGGTTAGTTTTTAAAAACATGATGGCTAATCTTGTCCTCTGCTACAGATAGCGGCATCGACATGCAGGAGAGAAGCACAAAAAGTGATGAATCCAAACCCCAAGGAGGTGAATTGCACAAAAAATTTGCACTTCCAGCAATTCCAAACTACACCATTAACGGTTCGATTCAAGTAGAAAATGCTAGCACTGATGAGAAATTAGATGCATTGATCACTTTTCCGATTGAACTGCACAAGCTGAATGTGATGTTCTTTTCAACTATTACAGCCAACTTTGATGTCACAGGGAGCAAAAATGAGACCAAGGATGGAAGCACCACATGCGATGACCCCAATTCAGGTCAATGCGAAAAGAATGGGGAAGCAAGACCCCAGGAGAACTCCAATCCTGCCATTGTTGATCCAACTCAGCAACAAAACAGGAGAAATTCCAAGCAACTGGGTACATTGCTCATCATTAAGATTTGCTAGTGGAGCTTTCAAATTATGGTAGCTAAAATGGGATAGAAAGAAATACTAGGCTCCCCAAGATCTGTTCTCCTTCTTCTGTTTTATAAAAAATTGTGATGCGTTGCCTCCATTTCTCCTAAAAGAGgaaccaaaagaaaaaggaaaacaaaattcTAATTTAGAGGGACAAGTTATTACCTAATTTGGGAAAATTTTGTTTGAGCAGAAAATTTGACAAGATTATTACTCAAGCTTTATAAAATCATTATTTAGGTGGTTGGAGGATCTCCTCATTTTTACATCAAAAAGAAGGCATTACATATCGTGTCTAATTAttgttcttttaattttttgcttAATGCGAAGGTGTGGGGGgccaaaatatgaatcaagagaaGAAGCCATTATGTGACTTTTCACACTACCGAGTAGACCAATGTGAGATGTATGGAGATATCAGAATTCACCGGAACCCTTCCTCTGTTATATCTGTGGAATCCACCGAAAGAAATCAATCATGGCGAGTTAGACCGTACCCTCGCAAGGGAGACAACGTTGCCCTTGGCCATGTTACAGAAGTGATAGTCAAATCAAGCAAAGAAGGCCCTCCATGCGGCATAACTCACAACGTCCCTGCTATAGTTTTCTCAGTTGGTGGATACACAGGAAACCTCTTCCATGACTTCACTGATGTAATGCTTCCCATCTTCTTAACCGCCAGCCAGTTTAATGGAGAGGTTCAGTTCGTCATAACCCAGGCCAGGTCCTGGTGGATGCACAAGTATCTGCATGTGTTCCAAAAGCTTTCTCGGTACGAGATCATCGACTTCGACAATGATGACCGAGTTCATTGCTTCAAGCATGCAACTGTGGGTCTTCGAGCCCAAATGGAGTTCACCATCGACCCCTCACAAGATCCTAATGGGCATTCCATGGTCGACTTCGGTCGGTTCATGAGAAGTGCCTACTCATTGGAGAGAGACGCCATGACTAGAATCGAAGAGTACCCCCGCAGAAAACCAAAGCTTTTGATGATATCAAGGCGGCAAACCAGAAGACTCACCAATGTTGATGAGATAGTTCAAATGGCAGAGGAGCTGGGCTATGAAGTGGTGGTTGATGAGGCTGATGTAGGAAGTGACATAGCTCGGTTCGCAAAAATTATTAATTCTTGCGACGTGATGATGGGAGTGCATGGGGCTGGCCTCACCAATCTAGTGTTCCTGCCGGAGAATGCAACCATCATCCAGATAGTACCATGGGGTGGGCTAGAAGGGATAGCCATGTTTGATTTTGGAAATGGAGCCAAGGCCATGAAGCTGAACTATGTGCAGTATAGTATCAGCGTAGAAGAGAGCACCCTGACAGAGATATACCCAAGAGACGACCCTGTGTTCAGGGACCCCATATCGTTTCACCAACGTGGGTGGGATCAAATAAAGGAAACATTCATGAGCAAACAGAATGTGAAGCTAGATAAGAGCAGGTTTAGGAATGTTCTGTGGAAAGCCCTGGAGCACATGAtgcaatagaagaaaaaaaagaggtgtTTCTTGGAGGCTATCTTTCGATTCATTTTTTTCACCAATTAATTCTTATTTATGCTGAAAAGATTTCACAAGAAAGATGTCTGCAGTTTGAAGTTCAGACTTGATGAATGATCTTGTTACGAATATTTCTGTGGAGGACATTGTGTAGTTCAACCTTCCTTTCATTCAGCAAAAAGAATAACTTTTAGAGGACTTCTTATACTGCATAATTGAGACTGATTGCTTGTCCAAAATCTGCAGGAAACACCAAGCCTCCCTCTAGAAGAAGGTGATAGTAAAATTGAGATATCCCTTGCATTAGGGCAGAAACAGATGGGGCAGtttccaagtgggagattaaaTTTGAATCTAATAAACAGTCTACCAGTATAACCAATAGAGAAATTTGCATATTTACGTACATCTCTCTGAAAAAATATGTTTGCAACCTCTTTTTCTcaatttctttctatttttttgttttctgttttttaaGCTTGAGACCAATTAATCCCTTGGGACAGCACCCCTACTCTCCTTTGGTTCACTCTTCTTCCATCTTAAGGTATGGTGATATTTTGCACCTTTGTCAGCATATCTGCAGTCAGGTTGTAGTCAGATCAAATACCTTGGAAGTATAATTGCAGGAAAAAGGAATTTGATTCATCATAAAGATACCCTGTACCATACTACTACTTGATTAGCTCACAAATGACAATGTAGATTGCTCCAACCAATCAAAACTTCCAAGCAAGTAATTGCCATTTCCATTCAAATGAAGTTGCACTAAACTGTAACTCAGATAATAGCCTAGTGGTTACACCCACCTCCTAGGAGAAGATGCTCTGTTTGAATTTGAAAGTGTTTTCTTAGAGTTTAGTTCGAGTAATTCTACTATGGTAGTTCTACT
This is a stretch of genomic DNA from Phoenix dactylifera cultivar Barhee BC4 chromosome 9, palm_55x_up_171113_PBpolish2nd_filt_p, whole genome shotgun sequence. It encodes these proteins:
- the LOC103719019 gene encoding alpha-1,3-arabinosyltransferase XAT3-like isoform X1 translates to MANTMKLARNFNRESRTFVLGVFVIGCFLLSITFIVVSQPQAIPFTSAGWKPSVQGAPSTPKAKDTIHSQQLGEVSGQEKATEQSELEMERDNETQEKSVEGEVLKAHQDEMDGELSLAMTLDNVTVDSVQKETPSTTDKLDSGIDMQERSTKSDESKPQGANFDVTGSKNETKDGSTTCDDPNSGQCEKNGEARPQENSNPAIVDPTQQQNRRNSKQLGVGGQNMNQEKKPLCDFSHYRVDQCEMYGDIRIHRNPSSVISVESTERNQSWRVRPYPRKGDNVALGHVTEVIVKSSKEGPPCGITHNVPAIVFSVGGYTGNLFHDFTDVMLPIFLTASQFNGEVQFVITQARSWWMHKYLHVFQKLSRYEIIDFDNDDRVHCFKHATVGLRAQMEFTIDPSQDPNGHSMVDFGRFMRSAYSLERDAMTRIEEYPRRKPKLLMISRRQTRRLTNVDEIVQMAEELGYEVVVDEADVGSDIARFAKIINSCDVMMGVHGAGLTNLVFLPENATIIQIVPWGGLEGIAMFDFGNGAKAMKLNYVQYSISVEESTLTEIYPRDDPVFRDPISFHQRGWDQIKETFMSKQNVKLDKSRFRNVLWKALEHMMQ
- the LOC103719019 gene encoding alpha-1,3-arabinosyltransferase XAT3-like isoform X2, whose translation is MANTMKLARNFNRESRTFVLGVFVIGCFLLSITFIVVSQPQAIPFTSAGWKPSVQGAPSTPKAKDTIHSQQLGEVSGQEKATEQSELEMERDNETQEKSVEGEVLKAHQDEMDGELSLAMTLDNVTVDSVQKETPSTTDKLDSGIDMQERSTKSDESKPQGGSKNETKDGSTTCDDPNSGQCEKNGEARPQENSNPAIVDPTQQQNRRNSKQLGVGGQNMNQEKKPLCDFSHYRVDQCEMYGDIRIHRNPSSVISVESTERNQSWRVRPYPRKGDNVALGHVTEVIVKSSKEGPPCGITHNVPAIVFSVGGYTGNLFHDFTDVMLPIFLTASQFNGEVQFVITQARSWWMHKYLHVFQKLSRYEIIDFDNDDRVHCFKHATVGLRAQMEFTIDPSQDPNGHSMVDFGRFMRSAYSLERDAMTRIEEYPRRKPKLLMISRRQTRRLTNVDEIVQMAEELGYEVVVDEADVGSDIARFAKIINSCDVMMGVHGAGLTNLVFLPENATIIQIVPWGGLEGIAMFDFGNGAKAMKLNYVQYSISVEESTLTEIYPRDDPVFRDPISFHQRGWDQIKETFMSKQNVKLDKSRFRNVLWKALEHMMQ